One segment of Leeia aquatica DNA contains the following:
- a CDS encoding RnfABCDGE type electron transport complex subunit D encodes MKSPHFTGAASRAQWMCMALLPALLVRCIQGGTVPFRAAVLAWVAAMAVDALCQFLRQQEIKPGRDAVLTAWIVTLSLPVDSPVWLAAAATVLAVGIGLHAFGGGALVLFHPAMVGIALLSLWLPGLQQFTVPVYANTWSMLWPALALTASGVALCWARLIRWQLPAAFLLAVSVVLIGGGYTLSSLLSVLVPVGLLAAFFIVAEPQTSPILPRPGMLFGLLTGALYGWAVLHCQPRLAEVVLLGNLLVPWLDRWALTEYSRRREQRRLS; translated from the coding sequence ATGAAATCTCCGCATTTCACCGGAGCCGCGAGCCGGGCACAGTGGATGTGCATGGCGTTGCTGCCTGCATTGTTGGTGCGTTGCATACAGGGTGGTACAGTCCCGTTTCGAGCCGCCGTGCTGGCATGGGTAGCAGCGATGGCGGTCGATGCGCTGTGCCAGTTTTTGCGCCAGCAGGAGATCAAGCCAGGTCGTGATGCTGTCCTGACGGCCTGGATTGTCACCCTGAGCCTGCCGGTGGATAGCCCGGTCTGGCTGGCTGCTGCGGCGACGGTGCTGGCGGTGGGTATCGGACTTCACGCCTTTGGTGGCGGCGCCTTGGTGCTCTTCCATCCTGCTATGGTCGGCATCGCCTTGCTCTCGCTATGGCTACCGGGCTTACAGCAGTTTACCGTGCCGGTGTACGCCAATACGTGGAGCATGCTGTGGCCTGCCTTGGCCTTGACGGCGAGCGGCGTGGCTTTATGCTGGGCGCGCCTGATCCGCTGGCAATTGCCTGCGGCTTTCCTGCTTGCCGTGAGTGTGGTGCTGATCGGGGGCGGTTACACCCTGTCGTCGCTGCTATCAGTGTTGGTGCCGGTTGGATTGCTGGCGGCATTTTTCATTGTGGCAGAGCCACAAACCAGCCCGATTTTGCCGCGCCCCGGCATGCTGTTTGGATTGCTGACCGGCGCACTGTATGGCTGGGCCGTGTTGCACTGTCAGCCCCGGCTGGCCGAAGTGGTGTTGCTGGGTAATCTGCTGGTGCCCTGGCTGGACCGCTGGGCGTTGACTGAGTACAGCCGCCGCCGCGAGCAGCGGCGGCTGTCCTGA
- a CDS encoding BLUF domain-containing protein, with protein MLVRLLYASRAQQPITGELLESLMTTARKSNASHGITGVLCHTDRVFMQLLEGSRDDVSSLYHRIAADSRHSQVTLLQYVETTERHFFNWSMGQVNLERVNPSLLLKYAPRAELDPFSMSGSSAMKLLDELIATAAVVGRCS; from the coding sequence ATGCTTGTCCGCCTGCTGTATGCCAGCCGAGCGCAGCAACCCATTACCGGGGAGCTGCTGGAATCACTGATGACCACCGCCCGGAAAAGCAATGCCAGCCATGGCATTACCGGCGTGTTGTGCCATACCGACCGGGTCTTCATGCAGCTGCTGGAAGGCAGCCGCGATGATGTGTCCAGCCTGTATCACCGCATTGCAGCCGATTCCCGACACAGCCAGGTGACCTTGCTGCAGTATGTGGAAACCACCGAGCGCCATTTCTTCAACTGGAGCATGGGACAAGTCAATCTGGAGCGGGTCAACCCCTCCCTGCTGCTGAAATATGCACCACGCGCCGAGCTGGACCCGTTCAGCATGAGCGGCAGCAGTGCCATGAAGCTGCTGGATGAGCTGATTGCCACCGCTGCCGTGGTGGGGCGCTGCAGCTAA
- a CDS encoding nitrite/sulfite reductase — protein MYIYDEIDQRIIDERVTQFRDQTRRFLAGELSEDDFRPLRLQNGLYVQRHAPMLRVAIPYGHLRSQQLRKLADIARRYDRGYAHFSTRQNIQFNWPELAKVPDILAELATVQMHAIQTSGNCVRNFTSDHFAGVAQDEVIDPRPYAEIMRQWFTFHPEFAYLPRKFKMALNGATHDRAAVFVHDIGINLIHNEQGEIGAQVIVGGGLGRTPIIGSIIKPFLPWQHLLSYCDAILRVYNRYGRRDNKYKARIKILVKALGPEVFAQMVEDEWQYTKDGPSTLTQAEFDRVAAHFQPPAYQAFASDDADYQQHLQSDPAFARWASRNVHGHKQAGYAAVTLSLKRLGTAPGDVTDAQMEAAADLADDYSFGELRVSHEQNLILADVPQHALYALWQRARALNLATPNIGMLTNMIACPGGDFCALANAKSIPIAEAIAERFEDLDYLFDVGELDLNISGCMNSCGHHHVGHIGILGVDKNGSEWYQISLGGHQGYDKHGTPAAIGKVIGPSFAQDEVAGVIEKIVGVYLDQRQDEERFIDTVKRVGIDPFKERVYAKAH, from the coding sequence ATGTATATCTATGATGAGATCGACCAGCGGATCATCGACGAACGCGTCACCCAGTTCCGCGATCAAACCCGTCGCTTTCTGGCGGGTGAGCTGAGTGAAGACGACTTCCGCCCGTTGCGCCTGCAAAACGGGCTCTACGTGCAGCGGCACGCCCCCATGCTGCGGGTTGCCATCCCCTACGGTCACTTGCGTAGCCAGCAGCTGCGCAAGCTGGCGGATATTGCACGGCGCTACGATCGTGGCTATGCGCACTTCTCCACCCGGCAGAACATCCAGTTCAACTGGCCGGAGCTGGCCAAAGTGCCGGACATTCTGGCGGAGCTGGCCACCGTGCAGATGCACGCCATCCAGACCTCTGGCAACTGCGTACGCAATTTCACCTCCGATCATTTCGCCGGGGTCGCCCAGGATGAGGTGATTGACCCACGCCCCTACGCGGAAATCATGCGACAGTGGTTTACCTTCCATCCCGAGTTCGCCTACCTGCCACGCAAGTTCAAGATGGCGCTGAACGGTGCCACGCATGACCGCGCTGCGGTGTTTGTGCACGATATCGGTATCAATCTGATCCACAACGAGCAAGGTGAGATTGGCGCACAGGTGATTGTCGGTGGTGGTCTGGGCCGCACTCCGATCATTGGCAGCATCATCAAGCCCTTCCTGCCGTGGCAGCATCTGCTGTCCTATTGCGATGCCATCCTGCGTGTCTATAACCGCTATGGCCGTCGTGACAACAAATACAAGGCCCGTATCAAGATCCTGGTCAAAGCACTGGGCCCTGAGGTGTTTGCGCAGATGGTGGAGGACGAGTGGCAGTACACCAAGGATGGCCCATCCACGCTCACCCAGGCCGAATTTGACCGTGTTGCCGCGCACTTCCAGCCACCGGCCTACCAGGCCTTTGCCAGTGACGATGCGGACTACCAGCAGCATCTGCAATCCGACCCGGCCTTTGCCCGCTGGGCTTCACGCAATGTGCATGGGCACAAGCAGGCGGGGTACGCTGCGGTCACCCTGTCACTCAAGCGCCTGGGTACCGCACCGGGCGACGTGACCGATGCACAGATGGAAGCCGCCGCAGACCTGGCGGACGATTACAGCTTTGGCGAACTGCGGGTATCCCACGAGCAGAACCTGATTTTGGCCGATGTGCCCCAGCATGCCCTGTACGCCCTGTGGCAACGTGCGCGAGCGCTGAACCTGGCGACGCCCAACATCGGCATGCTGACCAATATGATTGCCTGTCCGGGTGGTGATTTCTGCGCGCTGGCCAATGCCAAATCCATCCCGATTGCTGAAGCCATTGCCGAACGCTTTGAAGACCTCGATTATCTGTTTGATGTCGGCGAGCTGGACCTCAACATCTCCGGTTGCATGAACTCCTGTGGACATCACCATGTCGGCCACATCGGCATTCTGGGTGTCGACAAAAACGGCAGCGAGTGGTACCAGATCTCGCTGGGCGGCCACCAGGGCTACGACAAGCATGGTACGCCGGCCGCCATTGGCAAGGTCATCGGCCCTTCGTTTGCCCAGGATGAGGTCGCAGGCGTCATCGAGAAGATCGTGGGTGTCTATCTGGATCAACGCCAGGATGAGGAGCGCTTCATTGATACCGTCAAACGTGTGGGTATCGACCCCTTCAAGGAGCGCGTTTATGCCAAAGCTCATTAA
- a CDS encoding DUF934 domain-containing protein: MPKLIKQGQLVEDHWQLAAADETATGYDGPVLVPLSVWLSQREHWLAYAHPVGLLVDGDAEPDEFAADLPHFSLIAIHFPAFTDGRGYSLARLLRERHHYQGELRATGDILRDQLQYLSRCGFDSFQLREGEDPAKALAGLADFSEHYQSALDQPVPLFRRRA, translated from the coding sequence ATGCCAAAGCTCATTAAACAAGGTCAGCTGGTTGAGGATCACTGGCAGCTCGCAGCCGCAGATGAAACGGCCACCGGTTACGATGGCCCGGTGCTGGTGCCGCTGTCGGTCTGGCTGAGCCAGCGTGAGCACTGGCTGGCGTACGCGCACCCGGTTGGCTTGCTGGTCGATGGGGATGCCGAGCCCGACGAGTTTGCGGCCGACCTGCCCCACTTCAGCCTGATTGCCATCCATTTCCCGGCATTCACCGATGGGCGGGGGTACTCCTTGGCGCGACTCCTGCGTGAGCGCCACCATTATCAAGGTGAGCTGCGTGCGACCGGGGATATTCTGCGCGATCAACTGCAATACCTGAGTCGCTGTGGTTTTGACAGCTTCCAGCTGCGTGAGGGTGAAGACCCTGCCAAGGCTTTGGCGGGGCTGGCCGACTTCAGCGAACACTATCAGAGTGCACTGGATCAGCCCGTTCCCCTGTTCCGCCGCCGCGCCTGA
- the folE gene encoding GTP cyclohydrolase I: protein MNAHTRLADAETPLDEPVSTRIRERILAAGQRFHANDNIASFIEPGELQQLQQEVESRLKDVLESLVIDTRSDHNTQETARRVAKMYLQEVFRGRYVAEPPVTEFPNAEHLNELMIVGPIKVRSACSHHLCPIIGKLWIGVMPNQHSNLIGLSKYARLAEWVMSRPQIQEEAITQVADLLQNKMNPDGLAIVMEADHFCMHWRGVKDDTSKMTNSVMRGSFLKDANLRREFLSLMNRS from the coding sequence ATGAATGCACATACCCGTCTTGCCGATGCGGAAACGCCCTTGGACGAGCCGGTTTCCACCCGTATCCGTGAACGCATTCTGGCCGCTGGCCAGCGCTTTCATGCCAATGACAATATCGCCAGCTTTATTGAGCCAGGTGAACTGCAACAACTGCAGCAGGAAGTGGAATCCCGTCTGAAAGATGTGCTGGAGAGCCTGGTTATTGACACCCGTAGCGACCACAATACTCAGGAAACCGCACGCCGGGTAGCCAAGATGTACCTGCAGGAGGTGTTCCGTGGCCGTTACGTGGCGGAACCCCCGGTGACGGAATTCCCCAATGCCGAGCATCTGAACGAGCTGATGATCGTCGGCCCGATCAAGGTCCGCAGCGCCTGCTCACATCACTTGTGCCCGATCATCGGCAAACTGTGGATCGGGGTGATGCCCAACCAGCATTCCAATCTGATCGGCCTGTCCAAATATGCCCGTCTGGCGGAATGGGTGATGTCGCGCCCACAAATTCAGGAAGAAGCCATCACCCAGGTCGCTGACCTGCTGCAGAACAAGATGAACCCGGATGGGCTGGCCATCGTGATGGAGGCCGATCACTTTTGCATGCACTGGCGCGGCGTCAAGGACGATACCTCCAAGATGACCAATAGCGTGATGCGCGGCTCGTTCCTGAAAGATGCCAACCTGCGCCGTGAATTCCTGTCCCTGATGAACCGTAGCTGA